The Tenacibaculum jejuense genome includes a window with the following:
- the moaCB gene encoding bifunctional molybdenum cofactor biosynthesis protein MoaC/MoaB, which produces MVDITHKSNTLRIATAQAIVKVSSQATINAIQNDTVPKGNVFAMSKAAGLLGVKKTPELLPDCHPMPIEFTGVTYEIEGLNVVVKVTVKTIYKTGVEVEAMHGASVVALNMYDMLKPIDKGVEIHAIKLLQKKGGKTSYPVKDVSEVKAAVIVCSDTIFEGKGEDKSGKLIKEKLEGYQVTTKEVEVVPDDFDTIQQRVLALKEEFSLIVLTGGTGLSARDTTPEAILPLLDKRIVGAEETIRRYGQERMPYAMLSRSVVGTIDNNCLVLALPGSSKGVVESLDAVFPHLFHSYKVLTGERH; this is translated from the coding sequence ATGGTAGATATTACACATAAATCAAATACATTAAGAATAGCAACAGCACAAGCAATTGTAAAAGTAAGTTCACAAGCTACAATAAATGCTATTCAAAATGATACTGTTCCTAAAGGAAATGTTTTTGCAATGAGTAAAGCAGCAGGTTTGCTTGGTGTAAAAAAAACACCTGAATTATTGCCAGATTGTCATCCAATGCCAATTGAGTTTACAGGTGTTACTTATGAAATAGAAGGATTAAATGTTGTTGTAAAAGTTACAGTAAAAACGATTTATAAAACAGGAGTAGAGGTTGAAGCAATGCACGGAGCTAGTGTAGTTGCTTTGAATATGTATGATATGTTAAAGCCTATTGATAAAGGAGTTGAAATACATGCAATAAAACTACTTCAGAAAAAAGGAGGAAAAACATCTTACCCTGTAAAAGATGTTTCAGAAGTAAAAGCAGCAGTTATTGTATGTTCTGATACAATTTTTGAAGGAAAAGGTGAAGATAAATCAGGAAAGTTAATCAAAGAAAAATTGGAAGGTTATCAAGTAACTACAAAAGAAGTAGAAGTGGTTCCTGATGATTTTGATACAATTCAACAAAGAGTTCTAGCTTTAAAAGAAGAGTTTAGTTTAATTGTGTTAACAGGCGGAACAGGTTTATCAGCTAGAGATACAACACCTGAAGCTATTTTGCCTTTATTAGATAAAAGAATCGTAGGAGCAGAGGAAACTATTCGGAGATATGGACAAGAACGTATGCCTTATGCTATGTTATCTAGAAGTGTTGTAGGAACAATTGATAATAATTGTTTGGTATTAGCGCTTCCAGGTTCTAGTAAAGGAGTTGTAGAAAGTTTAGATGCGGTTTTTCCACATTTATTTCATAGTTATAAAGTATTAACAGGAGAACGTCATTAA
- a CDS encoding molybdenum cofactor biosynthesis protein MoaE, protein MKKKLVFIEGQITPDFIANAIAKHQVKTQIGAHNIFLGQIRKDEVEDKVVSAIEFSCYQEMAEQKLHEIREEAFEKFDLTCMHTYHSLGKVNVGEVCFFVFVSAPHRPHVYEATEYIVNRIKSEVPIFGKELFEDESYQWKTNV, encoded by the coding sequence ATGAAGAAAAAATTAGTTTTCATAGAAGGTCAAATCACTCCAGATTTTATTGCAAATGCAATTGCGAAACATCAAGTAAAAACACAAATTGGAGCACATAATATTTTTTTAGGTCAGATTCGAAAAGATGAAGTAGAAGATAAAGTAGTTAGTGCGATAGAGTTTAGTTGTTATCAAGAAATGGCAGAGCAAAAACTACATGAAATTAGAGAAGAAGCCTTTGAAAAGTTTGATTTAACGTGTATGCATACGTATCACAGTTTAGGAAAAGTAAATGTAGGAGAAGTGTGTTTCTTTGTTTTTGTTTCGGCGCCACATAGACCTCATGTTTATGAAGCAACAGAGTATATTGTAAATAGAATAAAATCTGAAGTTCCAATATTTGGCAAAGAGCTTTTTGAAGACGAATCGTATCAATGGAAAACAAATGTTTAA
- a CDS encoding MoaD/ThiS family protein, with protein sequence MKVIYFGKIADVAKKSSEEINLEENSIPGLVAFLQEKYHLDLDDMQIAVNHNLVSKSEEILLKEADEVAILSAFAGG encoded by the coding sequence ATGAAAGTTATTTATTTCGGAAAAATAGCAGATGTAGCAAAAAAATCATCTGAAGAAATTAATCTAGAGGAAAATTCAATTCCAGGTTTAGTCGCGTTTTTACAAGAAAAGTATCATCTCGATTTAGATGATATGCAAATAGCAGTAAATCATAATTTAGTTTCTAAATCAGAAGAAATCCTTTTAAAAGAAGCTGACGAAGTAGCAATATTATCTGCTTTTGCAGGAGGTTAA
- a CDS encoding sulfite exporter TauE/SafE family protein produces the protein MGVLQLEVLVPFLLILVVVAFLYASVGHGGASGYLALMALFTFPVLFMKPIALVLNIFVSGVSFWFFRKHQHFKWKLFYPFAISSIPAAFIGGYISVNAGFYKKILGFFLIFAILKMLNVFGDEKEELKENNLVISLLIGACIGLFSGMIGIGGGIILSPVIVLLAWGNMKQAAAVSALFIFVNSISGLIGFTINEGIVPLEVLYFIPVALIGGSLGAIYGSKKYSMNMLKYVLAGVLTIAAVKLFLV, from the coding sequence ATGGGAGTATTACAACTAGAAGTATTAGTTCCATTTTTATTAATTCTCGTTGTAGTTGCTTTTTTATATGCAAGTGTCGGACATGGAGGAGCAAGTGGGTATTTAGCATTAATGGCTTTATTTACTTTTCCTGTTTTGTTTATGAAACCGATAGCTTTAGTACTCAATATTTTTGTTTCTGGAGTATCGTTTTGGTTTTTCAGGAAGCATCAACATTTTAAGTGGAAGTTGTTTTATCCGTTTGCGATTAGTTCTATTCCAGCAGCTTTTATTGGAGGTTATATCTCAGTGAATGCTGGTTTTTATAAAAAAATACTAGGTTTTTTTTTGATTTTCGCAATTCTTAAGATGTTAAATGTATTTGGAGATGAAAAGGAAGAATTAAAAGAGAATAATTTAGTAATTTCACTATTAATAGGGGCTTGTATCGGACTTTTTTCAGGTATGATTGGTATTGGAGGAGGTATAATTTTAAGTCCGGTTATAGTGCTTTTAGCGTGGGGAAATATGAAACAAGCAGCTGCGGTTTCGGCCTTATTTATTTTTGTGAATTCAATTTCAGGATTAATAGGTTTTACCATAAATGAAGGAATAGTTCCGTTAGAGGTTTTATACTTTATTCCAGTTGCATTAATTGGCGGAAGTTTAGGTGCTATCTATGGAAGTAAAAAGTATTCTATGAATATGTTGAAATATGTATTAGCAGGAGTATTAACAATAGCAGCTGTAAAATTATTTTTAGTGTAA
- a CDS encoding molybdopterin molybdotransferase MoeA — MISVSEAIQHIENYCQPNKIIEKPIQEVLGLVLAEAIVSPINMPPFKQSSMDGYAFIHNEISSFTVVGEVQAGDSKNVVLQEGEAVRIFTGARVPDQADTVVMQEHTSVEGDQLTINELPKKSSNVRPLGEQIKTGAIALEEGTVLNEAAIGFIAGLGLSTVKVYQKPKVSILITGNELKAVGEVLEEGQVYDSNSITLQLALHRLGIDEVEIVKVEDTFEATKTAIKNQLDFADVILVSGGISVGDYDFVKRGLEENNVSEVFYKVNQKPGKPLWFGEKEEKLVFALPGNPASSLSCFYSYVLPVIKAQLGYKDYHLPRSTAKATNDIKNAFGKTLFLKGIIENGQATQLTGQASSMLKSFAVANGLLIVPEDVQEIKKGEEITYIKLS; from the coding sequence ATGATTTCAGTTTCTGAAGCAATTCAACATATAGAAAATTACTGTCAGCCCAATAAAATTATAGAAAAACCAATACAAGAAGTGTTAGGTTTAGTTTTAGCAGAAGCCATAGTTTCTCCAATTAATATGCCTCCATTTAAGCAATCTTCAATGGATGGATATGCATTTATCCATAATGAAATATCAAGTTTTACTGTAGTTGGCGAAGTTCAGGCGGGAGATTCAAAAAATGTAGTACTACAAGAAGGTGAAGCTGTACGAATTTTTACAGGAGCTAGAGTTCCTGATCAAGCTGATACTGTTGTAATGCAAGAGCACACAAGTGTTGAAGGTGATCAGCTAACAATTAATGAATTACCTAAAAAATCTTCTAATGTAAGACCATTAGGAGAACAAATAAAAACAGGAGCAATAGCTTTAGAAGAAGGAACAGTTTTAAACGAAGCGGCAATTGGATTTATTGCTGGTTTAGGATTAAGTACAGTAAAAGTTTATCAGAAGCCTAAAGTTAGTATTTTAATTACAGGAAACGAGTTAAAAGCTGTCGGTGAAGTCTTAGAGGAAGGTCAAGTTTACGACAGTAATTCGATTACTTTACAATTAGCTTTGCATAGATTAGGAATCGATGAGGTTGAAATTGTAAAAGTTGAAGATACATTTGAAGCAACAAAAACAGCGATTAAAAATCAGTTAGATTTTGCTGATGTTATTTTAGTTTCAGGCGGAATTTCTGTTGGAGATTATGATTTTGTAAAACGCGGGTTGGAAGAGAATAATGTGTCGGAAGTTTTTTATAAAGTAAATCAAAAACCGGGTAAGCCTTTGTGGTTCGGAGAAAAAGAAGAGAAATTAGTTTTTGCTTTACCAGGAAATCCTGCGTCAAGTTTAAGTTGTTTTTATTCTTATGTATTACCAGTTATAAAAGCACAGTTAGGTTATAAAGATTATCATTTACCAAGAAGTACAGCTAAAGCAACAAATGATATTAAAAACGCTTTTGGTAAAACCTTATTCTTAAAAGGAATAATAGAAAACGGACAAGCAACACAATTAACGGGTCAAGCTTCTTCAATGTTAAAGTCTTTTGCTGTCGCAAATGGTTTATTGATCGTTCCAGAAGATGTACAAGAAATAAAAAAAGGAGAAGAAATTACATATATAAAACTTAGTTAA
- a CDS encoding nucleotidyltransferase family protein: MKIAMLVLAAGKASRMGRVKQLLPYKNSSILGTVLESSIKVFNSEDIYVVLGANAQKIKENLQNYTVNYIINEGFASGLSSSICSGVTKLSNYDAILITLGDQPKIDVTYINEMVTLYKKNKECIVASRYDGFNGVPAIFPKTFYPKLLNLTGDKGAKQLLNSELNFIKTVASSGKLLDIDTPEDYQKLINP; this comes from the coding sequence ATGAAAATAGCAATGCTAGTTTTAGCAGCAGGAAAAGCTTCTCGTATGGGAAGAGTAAAACAGTTACTTCCATATAAAAATAGCTCAATACTAGGAACAGTTTTAGAAAGTAGTATTAAGGTTTTTAATTCAGAAGATATTTATGTTGTTTTAGGCGCAAATGCTCAAAAAATAAAAGAAAACTTACAAAACTACACTGTAAATTATATAATTAACGAAGGTTTTGCTTCAGGATTAAGTTCAAGTATTTGTTCAGGAGTAACAAAACTTTCAAATTACGACGCTATTTTAATTACTTTAGGAGACCAACCTAAAATTGATGTCACCTACATCAACGAAATGGTTACTTTGTATAAGAAAAATAAAGAATGTATTGTTGCTTCTAGATACGATGGTTTCAATGGTGTGCCAGCAATTTTTCCTAAAACATTCTATCCTAAACTCTTAAATTTAACTGGTGATAAAGGCGCAAAACAATTGTTAAATTCTGAGTTAAATTTTATAAAAACTGTAGCTTCTTCAGGAAAATTACTCGATATTGATACACCTGAAGATTACCAAAAATTAATCAACCCATGA
- a CDS encoding XdhC family protein, giving the protein MTYEFVDIVKQAVLHQEKGLKNVLATVVHLEGSSYRKPGVRMLICEDGKMIGAVSGGCVEKEVKLRAQSVFKDGIAKVITYDGRYRLGCEGILYILIEPFHVSNDFTNALEKRLSDREEFTIHSSFVAEDEAKGDYGSTITFQNDKQYTFNGKLEFSSDLQKFSQKLKPLTKLLIVGGEHDAVKLTSVSSLLGWEVDVITSIKDPKSKTDFPGANTVTASTPEIVDLTIDSDTVVVLMTHNYVQDLKYLLKIINFNPMYIGVLGSTKRRDQLENDLFHYKEDVSEELLDKIYSPAGLHIGAITPEEIAVSIVAEILAVIRKKEPYSLRKIKGKIHLQK; this is encoded by the coding sequence ATGACATATGAATTTGTAGACATAGTAAAACAAGCTGTACTTCATCAAGAAAAAGGATTAAAAAATGTATTGGCAACTGTAGTTCATTTAGAAGGTTCTTCTTACAGGAAACCAGGTGTTCGAATGCTGATTTGTGAAGACGGAAAAATGATCGGAGCAGTTAGTGGAGGTTGTGTAGAAAAAGAGGTGAAACTAAGAGCGCAGTCAGTTTTCAAAGATGGAATAGCTAAAGTTATTACTTACGATGGACGTTATCGTTTGGGATGTGAAGGAATCTTGTACATTTTAATTGAACCTTTTCATGTTTCAAATGATTTCACCAATGCTTTAGAAAAACGTTTATCAGATAGAGAAGAGTTTACAATTCATTCTTCTTTTGTAGCTGAAGATGAAGCTAAAGGAGATTATGGAAGTACTATTACTTTTCAAAATGATAAACAATATACGTTTAATGGAAAGCTGGAGTTCTCAAGTGATTTACAAAAGTTCTCTCAGAAACTTAAACCACTAACAAAATTATTAATTGTAGGAGGAGAACACGATGCTGTAAAATTAACATCAGTGTCTAGTTTGTTAGGTTGGGAAGTTGATGTGATTACTTCAATTAAAGATCCAAAATCTAAAACTGATTTTCCTGGAGCAAATACAGTAACTGCAAGTACTCCGGAAATCGTTGATTTAACTATAGATTCTGATACTGTTGTAGTGTTAATGACGCATAATTACGTTCAAGATTTAAAGTATTTATTGAAGATTATAAATTTCAATCCAATGTATATTGGGGTTTTGGGTTCTACAAAAAGAAGAGATCAGTTAGAAAATGACTTGTTTCATTACAAAGAAGATGTATCAGAAGAATTATTAGATAAAATTTACAGTCCGGCAGGATTGCATATCGGAGCAATAACTCCAGAAGAAATTGCAGTCTCAATTGTTGCTGAAATTTTAGCAGTAATTCGAAAAAAAGAACCGTATTCTTTACGTAAAATAAAAGGGAAAATTCATCTTCAGAAGTAA
- a CDS encoding OmpA family protein, with protein sequence MKRLMVSGALIAIGFTVSAQDLPTNAEPGKCYVRCKTPEVWKNEDVTIEVAPAYKRIVTYPAKYKTVTERVLVDEGGEKLVVVPAKYETQNFTVVTKEASKRLEKTIGSPSVENVSVVTKEASKRLELVPAKYEMRDVVVTIKEGYKRLVNVPAKFETRDEVITIKEASKRLVVIPAKMKTISEEVVVKEASKRLVSVPAKYEMQDVVVTVKEASKRVEIVPAKYELKDVVVTVKEASKRLEIVPATFGTETVSYKKREYGNKLRVVPASFTKDSEVIEVRAKSANWQMSERAPDCTSSDPNDCRYWCYKEVPAQFTTVDKTLLSADASIVKTSTCNDADTPGGCGNATYVKRVMKTPPTTRTIDIPEVTKVIKKRVMVTPPTTREIDVPAVTKVVKKRVMVTPPTTREVEIPEERKIIKRTVVDVPASTREVDVPAITKVVKKTVMVTPPTTREVDVPAVTKVVKKRVMVTPPTTREIAIPEVTTTIKKTIPAVQGAREIEIPEVTTTMKKTVMATPPSTRTVKIDQKYATIKKTILEKDAYSEEKPVSAKYKTVTKEVLVSKGGLTTWKEVECKLVTNTPLPINWNLGSATLTSGAKRIIDARLLPILKDGVAVAIESHTDARGSRTSNQSLSERRAQAVVNYLVSKGINPSKLTANGYGEARLTNRCKDGVSCTEREHAANRRTTFRVIDQK encoded by the coding sequence ATGAAAAGACTTATGGTATCTGGTGCTTTAATAGCAATCGGATTTACGGTATCTGCTCAGGATCTACCAACTAATGCAGAACCAGGGAAGTGTTACGTTAGATGTAAAACTCCTGAAGTTTGGAAAAACGAAGATGTAACTATAGAAGTAGCGCCTGCTTACAAAAGAATAGTTACTTATCCTGCAAAATATAAAACTGTTACAGAAAGGGTTTTAGTAGATGAAGGAGGGGAAAAGTTAGTAGTAGTTCCAGCTAAGTACGAAACTCAAAACTTCACAGTAGTTACTAAAGAAGCTAGTAAGCGTTTAGAAAAAACAATAGGAAGCCCTTCTGTTGAAAACGTTTCTGTTGTTACTAAAGAGGCTAGTAAGCGTTTGGAGCTTGTGCCAGCTAAGTACGAGATGCGAGACGTTGTGGTAACTATTAAAGAGGGATATAAAAGATTAGTAAATGTTCCTGCTAAATTCGAAACTCGTGACGAGGTTATTACGATTAAAGAAGCTAGTAAGCGTTTAGTAGTAATTCCAGCTAAAATGAAAACAATATCAGAAGAAGTTGTAGTAAAAGAAGCAAGTAAAAGACTTGTTTCAGTTCCTGCAAAATATGAAATGCAAGATGTTGTTGTTACAGTAAAAGAAGCTTCAAAAAGAGTAGAAATAGTTCCTGCAAAATATGAGCTTAAAGATGTTGTAGTTACAGTAAAAGAAGCTAGTAAACGTTTAGAGATAGTTCCTGCTACTTTTGGAACAGAAACAGTTTCTTACAAAAAAAGAGAATACGGGAACAAATTAAGAGTAGTTCCAGCTTCATTCACAAAAGATAGTGAAGTTATTGAAGTAAGAGCTAAATCTGCGAATTGGCAAATGAGTGAAAGAGCTCCAGATTGTACTTCGTCAGATCCTAACGATTGCCGTTACTGGTGTTATAAAGAAGTTCCAGCTCAATTTACAACTGTTGATAAAACATTATTATCTGCTGATGCTTCTATTGTAAAAACATCAACTTGTAATGATGCAGATACACCAGGAGGTTGTGGTAATGCTACATATGTAAAAAGAGTTATGAAAACTCCACCAACAACAAGAACAATTGATATTCCTGAAGTTACTAAGGTTATTAAGAAGCGAGTAATGGTAACTCCACCAACTACAAGAGAAATAGATGTTCCAGCGGTGACAAAAGTTGTTAAGAAGCGAGTTATGGTAACTCCACCAACTACAAGAGAAGTAGAAATTCCTGAAGAAAGAAAAATTATTAAAAGAACTGTGGTTGATGTACCAGCTTCAACAAGAGAAGTAGATGTACCAGCAATAACAAAAGTTGTTAAAAAGACAGTTATGGTAACTCCTCCAACAACAAGAGAGGTTGATGTTCCAGCGGTGACAAAAGTTGTTAAGAAACGAGTAATGGTAACTCCACCAACTACAAGAGAAATAGCAATTCCTGAGGTAACTACTACAATAAAGAAAACTATTCCAGCTGTTCAAGGAGCAAGAGAAATAGAGATTCCTGAAGTAACAACTACAATGAAGAAGACTGTAATGGCTACACCTCCATCAACAAGAACAGTTAAAATTGATCAGAAGTATGCTACTATCAAGAAAACGATCTTAGAAAAAGATGCGTATTCTGAAGAAAAGCCTGTAAGTGCAAAATATAAAACTGTAACTAAAGAGGTACTAGTTTCTAAAGGAGGTTTAACTACTTGGAAAGAAGTTGAATGTAAATTAGTAACTAATACACCGTTACCAATAAACTGGAATTTAGGAAGTGCTACATTAACTTCTGGAGCTAAAAGAATTATTGATGCACGTTTATTACCAATCTTAAAAGACGGTGTTGCAGTAGCAATTGAATCTCATACAGATGCTAGAGGATCTAGAACGAGTAATCAATCTTTATCAGAAAGAAGAGCACAAGCTGTAGTAAATTATTTAGTTTCAAAAGGAATTAATCCAAGTAAGTTAACAGCGAATGGTTACGGAGAAGCTAGATTAACAAACAGATGTAAAGATGGAGTTTCTTGTACAGAACGTGAGCATGCAGCAAACAGAAGAACTACATTTAGAGTAATCGATCAAAAATAG
- a CDS encoding Ppx/GppA phosphatase family protein: protein MKIRKYAAIDIGSNAVRLLVANVIEDKKKEPKFKKSSLVRVPIRLGADAFVEGSISDNNIDRMLDAMKAFKLLMKVHGVEKYKACATSAMREASNNQEIVEKVFRKTGIEIDVINGAKEAAIISSTDLKHLINSDETYLYVDVGGGSTELTIFSEGKIINSKSFKIGTVRLINNSKEKNKKIFAKVEEWITKHTKEYKRISLIGSGGNINKIFKMSGLDAGRPISYIYLNAQFEYLKKMTYEERVSELSLNPDRADVIVPATKIYLSAMKWSGARRIFVPKIGLSDGIVKSLYFNKL from the coding sequence TTGAAGATAAGGAAATACGCCGCCATTGATATAGGTTCGAATGCTGTACGATTATTGGTAGCTAATGTAATAGAAGATAAAAAGAAAGAACCTAAATTTAAAAAATCATCGTTAGTAAGAGTTCCTATCCGTTTAGGAGCCGATGCTTTTGTTGAAGGTAGTATCTCTGATAATAATATTGATCGAATGTTAGATGCCATGAAAGCTTTCAAATTGTTAATGAAAGTTCATGGAGTAGAAAAGTATAAAGCATGTGCGACTTCAGCAATGCGTGAAGCATCTAATAATCAAGAGATAGTTGAGAAAGTTTTTAGAAAAACAGGTATTGAAATAGATGTAATAAATGGCGCAAAAGAAGCTGCAATTATTTCCTCAACAGATTTAAAGCATCTTATTAATTCAGATGAAACATATTTGTATGTAGATGTTGGTGGGGGTAGTACTGAACTTACCATTTTTTCTGAAGGAAAAATTATCAATTCTAAATCTTTTAAGATAGGTACTGTTCGTTTGATTAACAATTCAAAAGAAAAGAATAAAAAGATCTTTGCCAAGGTAGAAGAGTGGATAACCAAACACACAAAAGAATATAAAAGAATTTCTTTGATAGGTTCTGGAGGAAATATCAACAAGATTTTTAAAATGTCTGGTTTAGATGCTGGTCGACCTATATCTTATATTTACCTAAATGCTCAATTTGAATATCTAAAAAAGATGACTTATGAAGAACGAGTTTCTGAGTTAAGTTTAAATCCAGATCGTGCAGATGTAATTGTTCCAGCTACAAAAATTTATCTTTCTGCAATGAAATGGAGTGGTGCGAGAAGAATTTTTGTACCAAAAATAGGGCTTTCAGACGGTATAGTTAAGAGTTTGTATTTTAATAAATTATAA